Genomic segment of Pelmatolapia mariae isolate MD_Pm_ZW linkage group LG6, Pm_UMD_F_2, whole genome shotgun sequence:
TTAAGATGCACAGAGCAGGACGATACAGAATCCACATGGCACTAATGCGCTCTAAGCAAAGTTACAAACATTGATATGACAGTGTGGCTGTTGAGCATTATCAGTGTAGCCCTAATGATGCGTTACTGTACTCCTAACAGCCTTTCTCCTGGGCCTTGGTGACCAGTAAAAACCTGCCTCCTTCTGGCACAGTCACCTCTTCTGGAATCTCACCCCATGTTGTTAAGGCTCCAAGCTCACAGGTAAATAACTACCATGAGTTTATTAACTTAAAAACCAAGAGAGCTTGTTGTAAATTAAACCTTATTAATGAGACAATGTAGGTGCCCCGCTCATAGGTGTAGGCCCTTCCTAGAAGTCTTTTGCAGTGCTCATTTCAAACGTGCATCACATTGAATGTTTGTGATGAAGAAGAGCAATAACTTTGGTACACATGTGTGAATGACCTCTGCTCATTGAAAAGGACACTAACACGTGTTTGGACTTTTCCGATTTCATGcggcaaacaaaataaaattatggtTAAATTATCATTTGGAACCAGGCATATACAGTCTCCTCAAGGAAAATATTCTTTAAAACCTGAAGCAGCCGCTTGAATGCTAACAACCAATATGTTGAACAACCAGTAAAAAGGAAAAGTTTTGTCAGGAAAAGATCAGAATGACATACAGCCCCAGCACAAAAGGACCGATTTCTGTCTGATCCTAGATAAAGCTGAGATGATATTAATTTCTTATTTGCCTTGTTTAGCCCAGAGCCGATGCAAAGCCGGAGACACAGACGGCACCTCTTCGCCCCAGAGACCAGCGCACTCGCGACAGACCAACCTTCACTCCACGGGGTCCCAGATCTGGTAATGCTAACACTGACCTCCTCAGATTGAAGATTCCtcggttttggttttttggtttatttatgCTATCTGTACGTCTGTGTCGCTTTTAGATGGCGTTGCATCTTCAGACTCtcaaacaggaaaacagcacTTGAGTTTTGTGAACAAAGGTAAATATTACTGTTTATAGcacttgttttatttcttaCTGAGAACATTTTTCAGTTGTCATTTGGCTACTACATGATGTTGATCTGATGTGTGATTCTACATTTTCATTGCCTGTTGTTCTGACTTGCAGGTAGCAGGGGCGATTCAGAGTCTGGTGACATGGATAGCAGGCGAATCGTTCGGTACCCTGACAGCCACCAGCTTTTTGTTGGCAATCTTCCACATGACATTGATGAAAACGAGCTCAAAGAATTTTTTATgagtatgctttttttttttttttttttttttttttttttaaattattttttaatatatttattttctgccacatttaaaaaaaaatatgcaaaattgatgaatgtttttttaaatcctctGATCTTTCAGCATATGGAACTGTGGTGGAACTGCGAATCAACACCAAGGGCGTTGGCGGGAAGTTGCCTAACTTTGGATTTGTTGTCTTTGACGACTCGGAGCCTGTGCAGAGAATCCTGGGGGCCAAGGTAGAAGGGGCATGTATCAACATTTCATTACCCACTTTGTTTCATTTGGTGGTGGATTTTGGTGACACGCATTGCTACATTTCATTTGATGCTAGGGTTCACCTACGTGCTCAGATTGAATACATACTGATTGAAACATAAGTCATTGTTTTCTGTGATATATTTGTTTGCATCCCTTGTCCTGTCAGTCACATATTGAGATTTTAAATATGCAAAGAGGAAAGCAAGATGATGAAGTCAAATTTCTATTGTGTCTCCAcccagagaaaggaaaaaacttCAAGGGTCTTTTCCTTGAGCGTGTCTAGGCTGGTTTCAGACTTTCTGTTCTCTTCCTGATGGCTCTGTGAAAAATCTTGTTCTGACTGCTTGCACTAGTGCATCTGCAAATTATCCACTGACAGACAAAACACAACTCTGGTGTCAAACTGGCCCAACTTTCATGCCAAGCATCATCATGGGTCTTTATCAGAACGATTGTAGTGTCCAATCCTGAATCTGTGGCATCCAGTCTGgcgcatgtttttgttttctctgtgaaTCCATGATGAGACGATAAGCAGATGTTTTACTGCAGTTCCCTGAAGTCTCTGCACTACCTTATGCCTGCCCACTAAAAATTGAAAAATTTGGGGGACCACAGTAACAAAATGTCTGCACACCACCAAGCCCAGTCAAAAGATTTTGCCTCTTCTTTAACAAAATTGGAATTCAAGTTAAAGAGTGGCCATTTTGACACAGTGGAGAAGATCCAGCACACAGATGCATAAGTGCAGGTGTATAGAATCATATTTTCAGGGAGTGAACAAAAATGGCAGCTGTGCCTCAACCAGTCCTGCAGACATGCTCAAGACTCCTTTTTATGGGGTGGGGAAAGATTTTGCTGTTTGAGGCTGGGGTTATCAGTGGTGCCCACGAGACAAGAAAAATCCAGAAAATGGCATTTGATATCTAAATTGACGCCATTACACAGTAGCAGGTAATAGTGGGGTTTTATTGGTCAGTGAGGTGGTAAGGATAAACCTTAAAAACACGCTTTTCAAGCTGGCAGCAATGTCAATCTCACCAGTGTCGTTTCACTCTGGGTCGCTGCCACCTGAATGAAACAGACCTGGAGAGTAATGCTTAAATAGTCTGGGAGAGGAACAAAGTGAAACGGCAGGAAAATGACCTTGCCCTTCTTAATTTTCCCTGCAGCCCATCATGTTTCGAGGCGAGGTGCGTCTGAACGTGGAGGAGAAGAAGACGAGAGCAGTGCGTGAACGAGAGACCCGTGGGGGAGACGACCGTCGGGACATGAGGCGCAACGATCGGGGTGCTGGAGGTTCACGAGGCGTCGTGGGAAGCGGGATGATGCGTGATGGAAGGGGACCGCCGCCTCGTGGTAGCATGGCCCCCAAACCCGGCAtgggctctggaagaggctccAGTGGCCAGGGAGAGGGCCGCTTCACGACCCCTCGTCGCTGAAAAGAGCACCCCTCCCCCCTTCAAGTGTGGAAGTAGTATCGTGTTCTTCATCTTCAACCGTTCTCGTTAACGAAAAGAAATCTTCATGTATAAaagtatatatttgtttttgtttgttttgtttttttttttaatttttttgttccCTCTTTGCTTTGGAATGTGACACAGCCTGTCAACCATTTGTTTGTGaaatagacaaaaacaaaataagcaaacaaaaaaatgtcgcTTATTAGTTGTGAGCTGAGCATCCTTTTCAGGTTTCTCAAGAATTCGCAGACTTTAATTTGTAAATTTgcgagaagaagaagaagaaggagaaaaaaaggcaaacCAACCAGGAGTAATCTGCCACATTAGGAGGGACTGATGAGACTTAACCACAATAATACAGCCCATCAAAAGAGATTATATATGCCTTGACTTAACTGGGGCGCTGCTTCAAGAAATCCCCTCTATTGCACATTTTATATGGTATGGTTTTCTGCCCGTAACAGGTCGAGAAGAGTGAGATGCAAAGTTCTGTGCAGTTCCTGGGGGGGGGAAGCTTgccttttacttttttcttttttgagagaCCACTGCTTCAAAATTGCATAATGCTCTCATCAATATGCACTAATGGGTACTTTTGTCATGTTACGTTGACATCCATGCTCGGAACGCAGCTGGAGAGACCTGTTTTGTCTCAAAGCGATACGACTTAACCGGGGCAGGCCTCACTCGCAGCCCGTCGGCTGTGACCAATGTACTTTTCACACTTTTGACCCAAAACAACCTTTCAATTACTGCTGGATGGACAAGATAAGCAAATCTACATGACACTTTTCTCTCATTTATGAATCAAAAAAAATCCTCTAATCCTGGACTTACACCCAATGAGTGAGGAAACAAAGGATAAATGAGAAACAAAGCTGAACAATAGAAGAGTAGTAATGATGGCGGCttgctcttgtttttttttttgtttttttttcccttttgattctgagtgtttagttttttcttctttttttcttttctttttttaagtcctGCCAGCTAGACTGCGAAACTGGGATGGTCAacacctctctccctcttccctCCCTTCCTGTCTTAAGTGCGGAGTAATTGAATAAATGTACAGCAAAAATCATAGTTTACTGTATGTTTCGCTTTTCTGTGTATATTCATTTCTCTCTCGACTTGATAAAAGCATGATGGTGCCTTCTCTTTCACCTTTTCCAGTCTTACTAAAGCTAAAAGTGGTTTGGGGCTGCTACACAgctgctcttttctttctttttttgaactggTATCTGCTGAGAGcagattttgaaaaaaaaaatacttgcaGTATTCATAAGATTTGTTTTTCAGGtgcatatttcattttccataCTGTTTTATTACTACAGATAATCTGCTGTGAGTTTTGTACATTTGTTGTAATTGTGTGTCGTGGGTTTTGTAGAGACAATAGGTGCCTCATGCTCTGTTTTGTTAAAACAGCAAAGAGGTGCAGCCCCACATCTGAAGAACTTCAccctccaaaaaaaaacaaaaggtacATTAAAAATGGTGGCAGTGAATTCTTGGTCTTTTGGTTTAACAGGTCATAGCTCCGCACGACCACGATTTCATTGAACTGACGCTTTGGCGATGTCTCAGAATAAAATTCAGACACTGGCCGTAGTTTTGATCGACTCATGGCAGCAATCGGGTTGACCCCTGGACTCACAAGTTGTCAgactgttgttttatttttttcctcagcaACAATTTTTGTAAAGATCTGTATGCGTGGGGCTCGTCGGTCCCCTCCAGCCTACAGACGAGCAAATAACTGCACTCACTTTTCTAGCGTTAAAACATTTGTATTTTCATATGCTGATTATTCACTGTGCATATTTTATTGAGTTATCTGAATGCCATACATGTCAGCTCCTCCTTGTCCATTAgcatgttttgtcttttttttttttttttttttttttttttaacctgtaaGGGAGGGAAGACCTTTTGGTTTCAGCTGGAAAGGAAAacgtgttttgtcttttttcttttgttatcttgcACTGAAACGGGAAGTAAAATGATGATGTAGCATTTTTCTTGACAAACATACTAATGAGGTCTTCCTTGTCTGGTGGTATTGCACTATTTCCAACATTTCTGGGACAATCTCGTCAGTCTCAACACAACAACCTCTCCAAATTTCTTATCTGGCTACAAAAAAGAAATTGCTCCTCGTAATTAGTGTGAAATGTCTCCTTCTCACTCGCAGTTGAAACAAGACGTGGTAAATAAGTATGGTATAGTCGAGGTAGATTTTCACAGTCATGCTTGGTAATTTTGTGGTATGTTTTCAGATGTGGAAATagcttttaaactttaaacttggCAACAGCTTTTGACCTAACATTGCAGAAAAATGACAGCTCTTTGGTCCTCGAGTGCCTCAACCCACCCACCCCCCTCCCCACCAAATGTCTATTTGTCAGGTAATTGCTTAACGCGGGCACTTGACTGCAATCATACTTTTTACAGCAACGGTCAATGAAGAGAGTGGTGAAGAAGAGCCATCATGCTTTCAAACCGATCTCGTGCTTTCTCCATGTCAGTGGTGGTAAAACGTTTGAAGGTAGAAATTTATAGATGGGTAATTCTTCTTTTCTTGCTG
This window contains:
- the g3bp2a gene encoding ras GTPase-activating protein-binding protein 2 isoform X2, which translates into the protein MVMEKPSPLLVGREFVRQYYTLLNKAPDFLHRFYGRNSSYVHGGLDPSGKLAEAVYGQAEIHKKVMSLQFSECHTKIRHVDAHATLSDGVVVQVLGELSNNGQPMRKFMQTFVLAPEGSVANKFYVHNDIFCYEDEVFGDSEAELEEESEEEVEEEPEERPTSPEPLQESPNSSTYYEPHPVSNGVEEPMEEPAPEPEPEPEPEPKVEETKPEVEEKVLEEMEEKAPSPVPVESPPNTLEPPKPFSWALVTSKNLPPSGTVTSSGISPHVVKAPSSQPRADAKPETQTAPLRPRDQRTRDRPTFTPRGPRSDGVASSDSQTGKQHLSFVNKGSRGDSESGDMDSRRIVRYPDSHQLFVGNLPHDIDENELKEFFMTYGTVVELRINTKGVGGKLPNFGFVVFDDSEPVQRILGAKVEGPIMFRGEVRLNVEEKKTRAVRERETRGGDDRRDMRRNDRGAGGSRGVVGSGMMRDGRGPPPRGSMAPKPGMGSGRGSSGQGEGRFTTPRR
- the g3bp2a gene encoding ras GTPase-activating protein-binding protein 2 isoform X1, producing MVMEKPSPLLVGREFVRQYYTLLNKAPDFLHRFYGRNSSYVHGGLDPSGKLAEAVYGQAEIHKKVMSLQFSECHTKIRHVDAHATLSDGVVVQVLGELSNNGQPMRKFMQTFVLAPEGSVANKFYVHNDIFCYEDEVFGDSEAELEEESEEEVEEEPEERPTSPEPLQESPNSSTYYEPHPVSNGVEEPMEEPAPEPEPEPEPEPKVEETKPEVEEKVLEEMEEKAPSPVPVESPPNTLEPPKPFSWALVTSKNLPPSGTVTSSGISPHVVKAPSSQPRADAKPETQTAPLRPRDQRTRDRPTFTPRGPRSDGVASSDSQTGKQHLSFVNKGSRGDSESGDMDSRRIVRYPDSHQLFVGNLPHDIDENELKEFFMTYGTVVELRINTKGVGGKLPNFGFVVFDDSEPVQRILGAKPIMFRGEVRLNVEEKKTRAVRERETRGGDDRRDMRRNDRGAGGSRGVVGSGMMRDGRGPPPRGSMAPKPGMGSGRGSSGQGEGRFTTPRR